The genomic stretch ccGTTTAAGATTCTTGTCTTTCTCAAGATGGAAGAGTAAAGCAAACTGATCTTATATTGAGAGATTGAGTTAGAGcgtttaaaaagtatttttagtatctGAAAAgctgtgccaaacaaaaaaaatagcatgtttagtaaaaaattcaaatttttttttttttttatttttactttttactctaaaaatagccaaaacgcatttgacaaaaacttaaaaatgaaatttttgctaaaaaaatcgttttaactttaaaagctctatttccaaacgcaatctcaaacatgctttaaCTCTATTTGCAACACCATAATGACATTATGCAGAGttaaaagagaaattttgaacACGTCTCTCCACCTACTAGCAACCTGAGATTGCGTAGGCAGTCACTTTTTAGGTGCGtgattaggttttttttaaaatacaatgaTAATAGTTTAAATGTgcacaatttttaaattaaaataagcaTTATAATGCCTTATTTTGTACCAATctttgcatttaataattaattgtgagatattgtttaataattaattttttagattaaataGTATATTTATACTAAAAATCATCTCTTGTAGGAGTTAGCAGGATATTgagagggaaagaaaaattaagtgaCATGTATCCATTTGAATGGAGCATGACCAGCTTCCACTAGTGGAGTTTCTCAGCATCATTAATTTGCTAATAATGAATCAAAGCACCCACATCAATTACAAGGAGATGGACACCCCAACAACAGGGATTGGGATCCACAGCTAGCTGTGGAATtgcacatcaattttttttttttttttttttgaaatctttgcCATTAAATCTCATCTAAGGGTCTACAAACTGCCACATGTCCCActaattaaaaaagtaatattttattatttaaattgtaaaaataaaatataaaacaaagtaaaaataataataaaaaaatatggggtgaccggccacccgAGCTGACCCATGAAGGTGGTTCCCTTGGATGAGATTTAATAgctagaattttaaaaaaatttgatgggcAATTCCCCAACTATTGTTAGGGATCCTGATCCCAACAACAGAgtcacaaacaaacaataagCAATAAATCTATTAATAATCtcaaaaaaaagggtaaataaGCCAAACTTTTTTAAGGGTAGAGCAAAATAAGAagggtaactttttttttttttttttttttttttttaatagaaagagGGGAAAAGGGTAATAAGAAGGGTAACTTACTTGAAAAGAAATGTGgaggaaaataagaagaaaaagataaaaagcaacaaaaaaacaagacaaaagaaatagaaaagggTTCACCTTACttgggaagaaagaaaataaaggccATCTTGAGAGAAATCTTGACAAAATCATGCAATCCTTGACTCGTAAAGAGAAGAAACGTGCTTTAATTTTGTTGCCAAATTTAAAAGCACAACCTGAAGTTAAAGTAAAAGAGGGAGACAAGTGGCcagtatttttattatgtattcTTGAGACTATGTTTGATATTCTTcataaattaatgattaaatgtttgaaattattttaatttgagaaatatttcaCGTTGACTAGTTTGtgattcattattatttttgtttatatcaaatacttactttctttgatttattattattcaaatttaatCTCTCTTAACATGtcattgaaatcaaattttcaatcaaaCCCACACTCAATcgactttatttttaattagggcttTATTGTTAAATCTTCCGATTAGAAGAGTTGATTCTCTGCCTAATTGAGTTATAAATTTGTCTTGGGAATCCTTGAAGCCATAGtgttttttctattaatttttccttaactctattttacttaatttagtttttattaatttaatcacTTTTTAGTGGAAAACAACAATcagctaattttatttttatacaccGTAATAGAAATTTTACTAATCGAGTGTCTACTATTCTCTGTGGATCGTCTTCGGTCTTACCAAAAATTTATTACTTGCGATAACTTATACTTGGATTTACAATCTTTTTGACGTAATATTAATTCCGATTGCCATTTTTATAAGATCAAAGGTTTAATGGCAACATGCCTACAGTAGCATGTGTTTCTTAACATATGAAAAGCacgtttttttaataacatgcaCTTCTTACTTGTTTTCTTTAATACATACTTTAGAAATAAAATTCTTAAAGGCATGTGGCTGCGACTGGGTAAaccatgtttttaatttttgcaaaataatactaaagaaaattcttaattttcaaattactcatttttgtcaattttccATCCAAATATTTAATAGGAATAGTGTCACGTCTTCTTGTTTGCCATGTGACATCTACCAAAACGATGCCACGGCTACAGTTATTCATGCCCGATCTATCAAAAACATTAAAGAAGACAacccaaaaagaataaataaattaaaaataacaaataaaaacaccTTGAAAGCTTCAATACGAGACCAACTAGTcttcataattaaatttttttatttaaaactaaaataataataataatagctcATCACAAGCCAAATTTATTACATAATCACTTCGACTTGACAAAGAAACAGCTCCAACTTAGGAAATGGACAAAGAGTCAACCAATGTAGTCACAAATTCTTCGATGTTTTTATCAGAGCTTCCACCCTCGTCAACAGCCTCTTTGGCCAGCTTCCTCCACttgaaagaatttttctttatctcttttcctctctctccctccattaTTTCCTTGATGCAATGTTCTGCTGCTTCTCGCCTGACAATTCCTTTCTCATCAACTGGAGCTTTCAGTCCCATCTTCCAGACATCCATAATATACTTTGCATTCGTGCTTTGGTCTGACCAATATGGCACTGCGACCATCGGCACACCGAAGCTAAGGCCTTCCAAAGTAGAGTTCCACCCACAATGTGTCACAAAGCATCCCACTGCCTCGTGAGCCAACACCTTCAACTGAGGACACCAACGAACAACCAATCCCTTTTGAGATGTCTCCTCTACAAAATGTTTAGGGAGTTTTTCCTCTTCTGATTCCCTTACAACCCACAAGAAGCATCTATTGCTCATTCTCAATCCCCACGCTATTTCTTCCATTTGTTCAACTTCAAAATCGACAAAACTcccaaaagaaacataaacaacCGACCCCTTTGGATGACCATTTAACCATTTCATGCAAGTATCGGTGTCCGGTTTGAAGATGCTCAAACCATAGTCTTTGTCATCTTCAAGTCGCTTGTCTAAGAACATAGATGGTATGGTTGGTCCTATAGTCTTTAATGGCCATATCTTGTTCATCCTATCCACAACCTACGAAATAATTTATCAACAATCAACTATTACAACTATAAACTCATGCGgaaccaaaatcaaacaatatcatgttaaagtaataattaaatgattaaatttacatcttcctataagtttaagctttcaGGATAACTGGTAAtcaatatggtattagagtcgAAAGTTCTAAAATTGAATATTGACTCTATCATTCAcccccatttaattaaaatattgcaCATGTTGGACTTCatctattaaaagggagttcgAACCCACCCGTgaaggagtgttaaagtaataattaaatgattaaatttagtTCTTCCTATGTgaagcttttaggataaataataatttaacatattaataataaaaataataataataaaaacagtGCAAAAAATTGGTAGTCACAAGCCCTTACCTCTTGCTCCAACTCATAAAAAGTGTTGACAAGGACACAATCAGCCTTATCAACGTTGGAGAATTGACCCACAAGCGTGTCAAAGTAAGCCGGGTAGGATCCGAAATCATAAATGAAGGATGGCATATCTTGAGGTCCGAGAGGAGGCGATCCAGGAAGCAAAATTTCAGTCTCTGAAAGCGGGAGTTTCAGTACTCCTTTGTGAACATggtaatatatattatcaacAGCACAAGATTGAGTGAAAAGCACAGCCCCGAGTAATCCAAACTTTTTGGCTACGTCTAGAGCCCAAGGCACAAAAGGATCATAAACAACACAATCAACAGGACAGCCTGAGCTAGAAACTTTCTCAATGAGCTCAACTAGAGTTTGCGACCCGACTCGCTGGAAGCGCTCCAAATAGGCGTGGATGCTCTCAGCTTGTGCTATCCCGCCTTCATCATAGCCGTCGGAGATTGTCTCAAGAGCAATGGAGGTGGCTTCTTTATGCATGGTGTTGGAGATGGATTTGGTAATAACGAGTGTAACTTTTACTCCTTTGTGCTCCAAACGCTTCGAGAATTGCATCATGGGATTAATGTGGCCTTGCGCTGGATAGGCCAAGACCAAACAATGAGCTCTGTAGACATTTCTTTCCTTGTCCATTCTGGCTTACACAACTTCAAGATTAACACGAAGTTGTATGGTGTGGCCTTGCCTAAATGTAAATCTGAATCTGAATATATAGTTgtgtttattaaaaaatcatacAACTCACGTGAAAGTTTGtgagaaaaaagacaaggagaaaacaGCTCATTGCTGAAAGGACCACATGGCCGAAgtagaattttaaattaaagaCCAGAATTAAAAAGAACATGTTTTTTGTTAACCATATAGATGGAGATCCTACAGCTGTAAATCATAATACTAGAGGTCATGGAGACCATGCAGTAGCATATCACGCAAATCTCTCAGCAGATCATGAAGTCAACAAAGAATCATCTAAGGGTATGTGTCAAGCAAGGCAAGCTTGGCCTAACATAGCAAGGCAAATATATGTGATCTTTACGGTATGACTTGCGCACCAAGAAGTAAGAGTGGCAACTTTTGACACGATAAGCGAATTTGACACGAATCGAACACGAAATTAAATGGTTAGACTTGAGgaatttgacccgtttaattaaatgtgtttagttaggattgacctatatatagtcttatatcaaCGTCTCGACacaaacccaacccaacccgcAACATTGTGGTTAGCAATTTTTAACATGACCCGCAAACTCGAtacgaactcaatacaaaattagagggttagggTTAAGTtatttgacttgtttaattaaatggaccGATTTatggttaacttatatagtcttatattcatgtTTGGACTCGAACTGAACTCGACACCCAAACATGAGTTACCACACCCACCAGCTAGGTACGAAGACAAGAGAATATGTGACATCATTGCACGATTGCATTCTCCACAAGGAAACCTTAGAGGAAATACTCTACACAGGAATCGGGTGatttaaattaattgtaattagaCATTTCattccattttattttcatgtaaagCAATATATAATGCCCTAAGCATCTTGTGTAAATCATCACGTAAAAGAAATCCACCTACTAGTAATATTAGGGCatatttgggattgtgtttgagaaacacaatttttaagtcaaaaaagaCTTTTAGCAAAttcatcttcatttttaagGGCAGAATTTTAGCCAGCCAGATTCTCATGATTCATAATTGTTAACCACAAAAAGGGGGTAAAAAATGAGCATACAACTTTTACCAGGAAAGACGGGGCAATAAGACAGAGCAGGGCCCATCTCAACCAAGTGCTGGATAGCGTCAATACCATCTCTGGTCATAGTCAATCAAGGATGCCCACGATACCCGTTAGGTTAAGGGTTTTGATATCAATGTTAAGTCAACTTGAATGAATCATTAATTTGGACAGAAGAGTATGAATCCCAATCTCACTTATCATATTCCATTGTGAAAATGCAAATTTCTTCTGAAGATTTTCTCATGATAAATCTAATCCatgaaatcatatatatatatatatatatatatatatatatatatatatatttccgtTTTGAGAGTGGAAAAAGAACTAGGGGCAGAGTGGTTTCCAGACCAGCAgataagaagagaaaataaaacagTAGCAAACTGACCTGAATGAGCTGTATGTACAACACCATGCCAAAGTCCAAGATCCTTAATAAATTGCCCCTATCAGATATACACATCATATGCAGGAACACTTCCCATCTCCTTATAGGTCTCATTCAAAATTCTGAACAGCCTGCAAAACTTGGATATTCAGCATCAATGATACACCAGAGATATACATGCACTGAAGCAAGatcatgaaaaaagaaaatgcataaCACCAACCATCTCAAGAAACATAAGCATGAAATCCAAAGTACACCATGAAAGAACCAATATTAGTTTGGTGAAGAACCTTAGAACTCCGATCAAGGCCATGGGAAGCAACCTATCAAAGCAGaattaaataaggaaatatTACTTAAccataaccaaaaaaaaagaaaaaatgatgaaaacaaatttgaacaaaaggcaacaaaaaaaaaaaagggggtaacTTAAGTAGGAATACATCTTTAAGTTCAGGTACTTAGGTCATTGTAGGAAGTGTCATACATATAAACAAAGCAAAAGACCCTTTCTCAAGCTAAAAtgacaaaactaaaataatcgcaagaccctaaaaaaaaaaaaaaaaaagttctcttCACCGTGTAAGTTAGAGCAGCATAGCGTTCCTCATTCAAGTACAATGGCTTCCCTCTATGCTTGTCAATATCCTgcgaaataataataataaaaagtgtaaATAGCTAGAAGAAAAACTTGCAACAAAGCTAGTAGAAGGCTAGAAAACTTCAAACAAGTACTACAGTTTTCAGCAGTGATATCTAAAACACTTCAAAATCCTGACCAATTAAATTGACCCTCTATACAAAGATTGCAGCATTTGAATGGAATTAGGTGAATGTAAacagtttattatttttatcttttcaaaggGAAAGAAACTGAATAGACTTGAAATCAGCATGTGGGTTTTTAAGAATAAATCAAACCTCAGATAGATAAACTTTAAAACTTTGGCATCCAATCAATCGATTGTAACTTAAATCTAAGTGAGGaagtttaaaacaaaagaattattGTATGGGCAAAATACccttttgagaaagaaaaattaatagaaGAAGAATCCATTCAAAGCGACAAGAAAATGCGGGTTCATAAAGACAGAACAAAAacaacagaagcaagaaaatccattcaaaatacccttttttttattattattatttttactcaTTTTTCGGGTGGCCTGCAgccctaggcaa from Corylus avellana chromosome ca1, CavTom2PMs-1.0 encodes the following:
- the LOC132177102 gene encoding UDP-glycosyltransferase 74F2-like, with the protein product MDKERNVYRAHCLVLAYPAQGHINPMMQFSKRLEHKGVKVTLVITKSISNTMHKEATSIALETISDGYDEGGIAQAESIHAYLERFQRVGSQTLVELIEKVSSSGCPVDCVVYDPFVPWALDVAKKFGLLGAVLFTQSCAVDNIYYHVHKGVLKLPLSETEILLPGSPPLGPQDMPSFIYDFGSYPAYFDTLVGQFSNVDKADCVLVNTFYELEQEVVDRMNKIWPLKTIGPTIPSMFLDKRLEDDKDYGLSIFKPDTDTCMKWLNGHPKGSVVYVSFGSFVDFEVEQMEEIAWGLRMSNRCFLWVVRESEEEKLPKHFVEETSQKGLVVRWCPQLKVLAHEAVGCFVTHCGWNSTLEGLSFGVPMVAVPYWSDQSTNAKYIMDVWKMGLKAPVDEKGIVRREAAEHCIKEIMEGERGKEIKKNSFKWRKLAKEAVDEGGSSDKNIEEFVTTLVDSLSIS